The following proteins come from a genomic window of Gemmatimonadota bacterium:
- a CDS encoding TonB family protein — protein MRPSLAALASALLLGIAGCGGEPPAAALRAARPVAGGPEIPYPPELFTKKVEGEVLLYLVVDSSGSVIRDSTRIATSSGHPEFDAAAMAAAPGLKFHPATRNDTAVVAPIQVPIRFRLPDSLKTSQ, from the coding sequence ATGCGTCCATCGCTTGCCGCCCTCGCCTCGGCCCTCCTCCTCGGGATCGCCGGGTGTGGGGGCGAGCCTCCCGCGGCGGCGCTTCGGGCGGCTCGTCCGGTCGCCGGCGGCCCCGAGATTCCCTACCCTCCCGAGCTCTTCACCAAGAAGGTCGAGGGGGAAGTCCTCCTCTATCTCGTGGTCGATTCCTCCGGATCGGTGATCCGCGATTCGACCCGGATTGCCACCTCCAGCGGGCACCCGGAGTTCGACGCCGCCGCGATGGCGGCCGCACCCGGGCTCAAGTTCCACCCTGCGACCCGCAACGACACGGCGGTGGTCGCGCCGATTCAGGTGCCGATCCGGTTCCGGCTGCCGGATTCGTTGAAGACGAGCCAGTGA
- a CDS encoding SPOR domain-containing protein, with amino-acid sequence MLRPYAGVWAQHAAPVLALVVILAAAAAPAAAQAPLPPTTPRFVEVTRLAQEGYGDSARAVIGRILSQTRATDAAFPEALYTSAAVAKTLGEARLQYARIAVEHANSAWADKAMLRLAQLDYGSGNSESAVLRVKRIFTDFPESAVIPVAALFGARAAFERREGPLACDWITRGLQQVGSDLELKNQLEFAKQRCTPEELARLAAIPKSDSLKRPEVMPPKTPVTSTPTTTTAPPSAPTTAGKSTTSPWRVQVAAISDPASIRRATQQIEKAGYMAYRVAGPKGLTKLQAGPFSTREAAVAAVGKLKAAVGGAPFVVKAP; translated from the coding sequence ATGCTGCGCCCGTACGCAGGTGTATGGGCGCAGCATGCTGCGCCCGTGCTCGCCCTCGTCGTGATCCTCGCCGCCGCCGCCGCCCCGGCCGCCGCCCAGGCGCCGCTCCCCCCGACCACGCCGCGCTTCGTCGAAGTCACCCGGCTGGCGCAGGAGGGGTATGGCGATTCCGCGCGCGCCGTGATCGGCCGGATTCTCTCGCAGACCCGGGCGACCGACGCCGCCTTCCCCGAGGCGCTCTACACCTCGGCGGCGGTGGCGAAGACGCTGGGTGAGGCCCGGCTCCAGTACGCGCGCATCGCGGTCGAGCACGCCAACTCGGCATGGGCCGACAAGGCGATGCTGCGCCTGGCCCAACTCGACTACGGCAGCGGCAACAGCGAGAGCGCCGTGCTGCGCGTGAAGCGCATCTTCACTGACTTTCCCGAGTCGGCGGTGATTCCGGTGGCGGCGCTCTTCGGCGCACGCGCCGCCTTCGAGCGTCGCGAAGGGCCGCTGGCGTGCGACTGGATCACGCGCGGGCTGCAGCAGGTCGGCAGCGACCTCGAACTGAAGAACCAGCTCGAGTTCGCGAAGCAGCGCTGCACGCCGGAGGAATTGGCGCGGCTCGCGGCGATCCCCAAGAGCGACAGTCTCAAGCGCCCCGAGGTGATGCCGCCAAAGACGCCTGTCACTTCAACGCCCACCACCACGACGGCCCCGCCGTCGGCACCGACCACCGCGGGGAAGTCCACCACCTCGCCATGGCGCGTGCAGGTGGCCGCAATCAGCGACCCCGCGTCGATCCGCCGCGCGACGCAGCAGATCGAGAAGGCCGGCTACATGGCGTATCGCGTCGCCGGCCCCAAGGGCCTGACGAAGTTGCAGGCCGGGCCATTCTCGACGCGCGAGGCGGCGGTGGCCGCCGTGGGGAAGCTCAAGGCGGCGGTGGGTGGAGCGCCGTTTGTTGTGAAAGCTCCGTGA
- the holA gene encoding DNA polymerase III subunit delta: MAVLSLPQLQRALAKTPPRGAFYLAGSEAILKDEALAALLDRALDPGLRDFNLDYLSASNLEPDELAAACSTLPMMADVRVVVVRDIESWKRKSKGKQPAVRYLEKPAPETVLIFVQGNDEDPDADLAAHCTVIDCKALLGEALDAWLEDRLQGAGITLAPDALEHLLRATGGDLGTLTAEVAKLSSLEVSGPIDRETVGSLVGIRFGETVEDWRDAVLRDDTARAIALVPQVLALSGVSGVRLVNLLGTSLLVLRWGRCTAEAKKIRDRQLAEQVKSLMFKIRPNVGSYPPFAALVGEVVGRWSLPRLRTAIAATLAADAALKNTTISDEGGIVTDLVLMLATSRARKAA; the protein is encoded by the coding sequence ATGGCCGTCCTCTCCCTTCCCCAGCTCCAGCGCGCCCTTGCCAAGACCCCTCCCCGCGGGGCGTTCTATCTGGCCGGCAGCGAGGCGATCCTCAAGGATGAGGCGCTGGCGGCGCTGCTCGATCGGGCGCTCGACCCCGGGCTGCGCGACTTCAACCTCGACTATCTCTCCGCCTCCAATCTCGAGCCCGACGAGCTCGCCGCGGCGTGCAGCACGCTGCCGATGATGGCCGACGTGCGCGTGGTGGTGGTTCGCGACATCGAGTCGTGGAAGCGGAAGAGCAAGGGGAAGCAGCCCGCGGTGCGCTACCTCGAGAAGCCGGCGCCGGAGACGGTGCTGATCTTCGTCCAGGGGAACGACGAGGACCCCGATGCCGACCTCGCCGCGCACTGCACCGTGATCGACTGCAAGGCTCTGCTGGGCGAGGCGCTCGACGCCTGGCTGGAGGACCGGCTGCAGGGTGCCGGGATCACCCTCGCGCCCGATGCGCTGGAGCACCTCCTCCGGGCCACCGGTGGCGATCTGGGGACGTTGACGGCCGAGGTGGCCAAGCTCTCCTCGCTCGAGGTCTCCGGGCCGATCGATCGCGAGACGGTCGGGTCGCTGGTGGGGATCCGCTTCGGCGAAACGGTCGAGGACTGGCGCGACGCCGTGCTCCGCGACGACACCGCCCGCGCCATTGCGCTGGTTCCGCAGGTGCTCGCGCTGAGTGGTGTCTCCGGGGTCCGGTTGGTCAATCTGCTCGGCACCTCGCTGCTGGTGCTCCGCTGGGGCCGCTGCACCGCCGAGGCGAAGAAGATCCGTGATCGGCAGCTGGCCGAACAGGTCAAGAGCCTGATGTTCAAGATTCGCCCGAACGTGGGTAGTTATCCTCCGTTCGCGGCCTTGGTGGGCGAGGTGGTCGGGCGCTGGTCGTTGCCCCGCCTCCGCACCGCGATCGCCGCGACTCTCGCGGCCGATGCGGCCCTCAAGAACACCACGATTTCCGATGAAGGAGGGATCGTGACCGATCTCGTCTTGATGCTGGCGACGTCGCGCGCGCGGAAGGCGGCGTGA
- the mutS gene encoding DNA mismatch repair protein MutS, translated as MTDSPLLLQYREIKARHPDAILFFRMGDFYEMFFEDAQVAARVLNITLTSRGDGVPLAGVPVKAAAGYLRQFIAAGFRVAVCEQIEDPKFAKGIVKRAVVETVTPGAFLDEEWTPGSRNNWLVAVAPRGAGEAVGVAALDLTTGEFILETVAADGLAEALGRLSPAEVVVPRESEVVLEPEILRTERERWEFDPALAAEELSRRLAIASLDALGIATDDAAAVGAGGALLRYALELQPQGLPQLARPDVRRPDELCWLDEMTRRNLELVEPLRAGAKGVTLVETLDRTQTPMGARLLRQWVLSPLRDPVRIEARLDAVAALVEAGSARATLRAALDGVRDVERLAARAAAGRVTPRELGALRDSFLALPQVGESVALLAMRTVPGTERVAALLEYTAAQFDRLEDLAAELARGLVERPPVTLADGGVIAQGYDAELDELRDLRDNGKQALASIQQRERERTGISSLKVGFNKVFGYFLEVTHANTSAVPEDYERRQTLSNAERYVTPELKDYEAKVLGAEERIGEREATLFGALRDLVGRAITRVQGTARLLARLDVLASLADTAVNERYVRPVVHDGYGLTLRGSRHPVIERMMPRERFVPNDVHFDEVERVHLVTGPNMAGKSTILRQIGLNVVLAQMGSFVPCREAWIGVVDRLFTRVGASDNLARGQSTFMVEMSETSAILHNATARSLVLLDEIGRGTSTYDGVAIAWAVTEYLHDRIGCRTMFATHYHELMQLPEQLAHARNCNVAVRESGDGIVFLHRLEAGGTDRSYGIHVAQLAGLPSGVVGRAKEVLVILEADHRVVEGPPPANPDPTQPSLFDLLQAGISSSGEHRATGPSVRAQREAVGAQHASPLRTPPPSDAQRRAAELAERLRALDPNQMTPMEALQELARLKSGMMDDR; from the coding sequence TTGACCGACTCCCCCCTCCTCCTCCAGTACCGCGAGATCAAGGCGCGTCATCCCGACGCGATCCTCTTCTTTCGGATGGGCGATTTCTACGAGATGTTCTTCGAGGACGCGCAGGTCGCGGCGCGGGTCCTCAACATCACGTTGACGTCGCGGGGCGATGGGGTGCCGCTCGCGGGCGTGCCCGTGAAGGCAGCCGCCGGCTATCTGCGCCAATTCATTGCCGCCGGCTTCCGCGTGGCGGTGTGCGAGCAGATCGAGGATCCGAAGTTCGCCAAAGGAATCGTCAAGCGCGCCGTCGTCGAGACGGTGACACCAGGCGCGTTCCTCGACGAGGAGTGGACGCCGGGGTCGCGCAACAACTGGCTCGTCGCCGTCGCGCCCCGTGGTGCCGGTGAAGCCGTGGGTGTCGCCGCGCTCGACCTGACCACCGGCGAGTTCATCCTCGAGACGGTGGCGGCCGATGGGCTCGCCGAAGCGCTCGGACGCCTCTCGCCCGCCGAAGTGGTGGTGCCGCGCGAGAGTGAGGTGGTGCTCGAGCCGGAGATCCTCCGCACCGAGCGCGAACGCTGGGAGTTCGATCCGGCGCTCGCCGCCGAGGAGCTGAGCCGTCGCCTGGCGATTGCCTCGCTCGATGCCCTCGGCATCGCGACCGACGATGCCGCCGCGGTCGGTGCCGGCGGGGCGCTGCTCCGCTATGCGCTGGAGTTGCAACCGCAGGGACTGCCGCAGCTCGCGCGCCCCGATGTGCGCCGGCCCGACGAACTCTGCTGGCTCGACGAGATGACGCGCCGCAATCTCGAGTTGGTGGAGCCGCTGCGCGCCGGTGCCAAGGGCGTCACGCTGGTCGAGACACTCGACCGCACCCAGACGCCGATGGGCGCGCGCCTGTTGCGGCAATGGGTGCTCTCGCCGCTCCGCGATCCGGTGCGCATCGAGGCACGGCTCGACGCCGTCGCCGCACTGGTCGAGGCGGGGAGTGCGCGTGCCACGCTCCGTGCCGCACTCGATGGAGTGCGCGACGTCGAACGGCTCGCCGCGCGCGCCGCCGCGGGGCGGGTCACGCCGCGTGAACTCGGCGCACTCCGCGACTCCTTCCTCGCGCTGCCCCAGGTCGGCGAATCCGTCGCGCTGCTCGCAATGCGCACGGTGCCTGGCACCGAGCGGGTCGCCGCGCTGCTGGAGTACACCGCTGCGCAGTTCGATCGCCTTGAGGATCTTGCGGCGGAGCTGGCGCGCGGTTTGGTCGAGCGGCCACCGGTGACGCTGGCCGATGGCGGCGTGATCGCCCAGGGGTACGACGCCGAACTCGACGAGCTGCGCGACCTGCGCGACAACGGCAAGCAGGCGCTCGCCTCGATCCAGCAGCGCGAGCGCGAGCGCACCGGGATCTCCTCGCTCAAGGTCGGCTTCAACAAGGTCTTCGGCTACTTCCTCGAGGTGACCCACGCCAACACCAGCGCGGTGCCCGAGGATTACGAGCGGCGGCAGACGTTGTCGAATGCCGAGCGCTACGTCACCCCCGAGTTGAAGGACTACGAGGCGAAGGTCCTCGGCGCCGAGGAGCGGATCGGTGAGCGCGAGGCGACGCTCTTCGGGGCGCTGCGCGACCTGGTCGGCCGGGCGATCACCCGCGTGCAGGGCACGGCACGCCTGCTGGCGCGGCTCGACGTGCTTGCCTCGCTGGCCGACACCGCCGTCAACGAGCGCTATGTCCGGCCGGTGGTGCACGACGGCTACGGGTTGACCCTGAGAGGGTCGCGCCATCCGGTGATCGAGCGGATGATGCCGCGGGAACGATTCGTCCCGAACGATGTCCACTTCGACGAGGTCGAGCGGGTCCACCTGGTCACCGGCCCGAACATGGCGGGCAAGAGCACCATCCTGCGCCAGATCGGACTCAACGTCGTCCTGGCCCAGATGGGGAGCTTTGTCCCCTGCCGCGAGGCGTGGATCGGGGTGGTCGACCGCCTCTTCACCCGGGTGGGCGCCTCCGACAACTTGGCCCGCGGCCAGTCGACCTTCATGGTCGAGATGTCCGAAACCTCGGCGATCCTCCACAACGCCACCGCCCGCTCCCTGGTCCTCCTCGACGAGATCGGCCGGGGGACCTCGACCTACGACGGCGTCGCGATCGCCTGGGCGGTCACCGAGTATCTGCACGACCGGATCGGCTGCCGCACGATGTTCGCCACCCACTACCACGAACTGATGCAGCTCCCGGAGCAGCTCGCCCACGCCCGGAACTGCAACGTGGCGGTCCGGGAGTCGGGCGACGGGATCGTCTTCCTCCACCGCCTCGAGGCGGGGGGGACCGACCGCTCCTACGGCATCCACGTGGCCCAACTCGCCGGACTCCCGAGCGGTGTGGTCGGCCGCGCCAAGGAAGTGCTCGTCATCCTCGAGGCCGACCACCGCGTCGTCGAAGGGCCACCACCGGCCAACCCCGACCCGACCCAGCCCTCGCTCTTCGACCTCCTGCAGGCGGGGATTTCGTCGTCGGGCGAGCATCGGGCGACGGGGCCATCGGTACGGGCGCAGCGCGAAGCCGTAGGGGCGCAGCATGCTTCGCCCCTACGCACCCCCCCGCCGAGCGATGCCCAGCGCCGCGCCGCCGAACTGGCCGAGCGCCTCCGCGCCCTCGACCCGAACCAGATGACGCCGATGGAGGCGTTGCAGGAGTTGGCCCGCCTGAAAAGCGGGATGATGGATGATAGATGA
- a CDS encoding CGNR zinc finger domain-containing protein — MPQSQQDIGGVLCVDFANGTDLPEGVDNPAAGRAVARFRVVIHRLLRAEALGEGAADRDLGRLNRILSQGQNHRGVLPAVRGYGWGWIGPAEDLARALWPVAWSAALLLTGPNLARLKCCDGCGRLFVDASRNRSRRWCDMQGCGNRAKVARHRQRVG, encoded by the coding sequence ATGCCCCAATCCCAGCAAGACATCGGCGGTGTGCTCTGCGTCGACTTTGCCAACGGCACCGACCTCCCTGAGGGGGTGGATAACCCGGCGGCGGGGCGGGCTGTGGCCAGGTTTCGGGTCGTCATCCACCGCCTGCTTCGGGCGGAGGCGTTGGGTGAGGGAGCAGCCGATCGCGACCTTGGGCGACTCAACCGCATCCTTTCGCAGGGGCAGAATCACCGCGGCGTGTTGCCAGCGGTCCGAGGATATGGCTGGGGGTGGATCGGTCCCGCTGAGGATCTGGCGCGGGCGCTTTGGCCAGTCGCGTGGTCCGCGGCGCTGCTCTTGACCGGCCCGAATCTGGCCAGGCTGAAGTGTTGTGATGGCTGCGGCCGCCTCTTCGTGGACGCCTCGCGAAACCGGTCGCGCCGTTGGTGCGATATGCAGGGGTGTGGCAACCGGGCCAAGGTGGCTCGTCATCGTCAGCGGGTAGGGTGA